The following are encoded in a window of Desulfobacterales bacterium genomic DNA:
- a CDS encoding transposase, with the protein IQKGYMVVLVSGKAVSNNRDLLNGRWDKNDTKDSANVADLVSRGKCQFYDDPGPEIMALRNLLSFRKRLKKEEHSMRMRIRNSLLAKFFPEMDRHWGSGLEENLAIIKWYLDPKKIAATEFDTFVNHVTTTDRGLRQTRRLRTIYDAAANSVGMPVTASDQFEAKMLVEKLVNVRLRISNTMEQIKKISSCMPEEKPLQSIPGFGPYISALVMAVIGNPFRFSNRKQVIRLAGLDLNANRSGKTSNSAVPVISKRGDGDLRYGLYQAALIASYHNEHFQRIYHRMLKCREAERGIKTKMRVKLAAKMLIIAWTLMKKNDVFDPSYLSS; encoded by the coding sequence TGATCCAGAAAGGATACATGGTGGTGCTGGTATCAGGAAAAGCAGTCAGTAACAACCGGGATCTGTTAAATGGCCGATGGGATAAAAACGACACCAAGGACAGCGCCAACGTTGCCGACCTCGTGAGTCGGGGCAAGTGCCAGTTCTATGATGACCCAGGACCTGAAATCATGGCGCTTCGAAATCTGCTTTCATTTCGCAAAAGACTTAAGAAAGAAGAACACAGTATGCGAATGCGTATACGCAACAGTCTATTGGCCAAGTTTTTTCCGGAGATGGATCGCCACTGGGGCAGTGGGCTGGAAGAGAATTTGGCGATCATAAAATGGTATCTGGATCCCAAAAAAATAGCCGCCACTGAATTTGATACATTTGTCAACCATGTCACCACAACCGACAGGGGGTTACGGCAAACCCGTCGCTTGAGGACTATTTATGATGCCGCGGCAAACTCTGTGGGAATGCCGGTTACCGCCTCGGATCAGTTTGAGGCAAAAATGCTTGTGGAGAAACTTGTGAATGTCAGACTTCGAATCAGCAACACCATGGAGCAGATCAAAAAAATCAGCAGCTGTATGCCGGAAGAAAAACCGCTGCAAAGCATACCTGGTTTTGGCCCTTATATTTCCGCTCTGGTTATGGCTGTGATCGGCAATCCATTTCGTTTTAGTAACCGGAAGCAGGTCATCCGCTTGGCCGGGTTGGATTTAAATGCCAACCGTAGCGGGAAAACAAGTAACAGCGCTGTGCCGGTCATTTCAAAGCGGGGAGACGGGGATTTGAGGTATGGTCTTTATCAGGCCGCCCTGATAGCCTCTTACCATAACGAGCACTTTCAACGAATTTATCATCGGATGCTTAAATGTCGCGAGGCTGAGCGAGGTATCAAGACCAAAATGAGAGTAAAACTGGCCGCTAAAATGCTGATCATTGCCTGGACATTAATGAAGAAAAACGACGTATTTGATCCATCATATTTAAGCAGTTGA